Part of the Pyricularia oryzae 70-15 chromosome 3, whole genome shotgun sequence genome, CACAGACATTCCCAGCGGCCGTGGGAGAAACCCTCGACATTGTCTGGCAGGGAAACTCGGGGGAGCTAGGAGGATGGGACGTCCATCCCATGCACGCTCACGGGACCCACTTTTGGGACCTTGGATCCGGCAACGGTACCTATGATGCCCCGGCCGTCGACGCCAAATATTACGCCGACGGCAACTATGTGCCCGCCGTCAGAGATACCACCATGCTTTACCGCTACGCGGCCAAGGGTGAGAAAAATCATACAGCCGGGTGGCGAGCGTGGCGCGTACGGGTGACCGAGGATGACATCGGTGCCTGGGTTATGCATTGCCATGTCCTGCAGCATATGATGATGGGGATGCAGACAGTGTGGGTTCTGGGCACGGCAGCTGAGATCCTCCAAAAGTTTCCCACCAGCCCATACGTCAATGGCTATCTGACCTTCGGAGGGGACGCATATGGAAACGCGACCTTTGACCCGCTAGTGCTGCAGCACTTTTGATTGGAGCTGGACTGAACTCCGAAGATGTGTACAACAACATTAAGCCATGGTGGCAGAAGCATAATTTAGCGTAGAGAGAATCGGCGAATCAGAGACAATTACCGATGTGGCTTGCACCAGTATGGATGGCGTTGTGATTCAGTTTGCACCGTAGTTGGGCCGTGCCATGGGCCTCGCGGCTGAGACAGGGGATATATTGACTTTTTGTGCACCGTACATATTCCTAGCCAGATTGGGATTTGGGAGAGCGCCGGGGCCCTTGGGGTTCTTGGGTGGACATAGAACAAAGACGACCGCCGCCATATTGCAGAAGCAGAGCAATGTCAGCGAACCATGGGCTTTGAGCACTGGGAACGTCAAAGACGACATCGCAATGGATACTATGCATCTGGCACCCAGCTTTGCTGCCGAGGTCGGTAGCAAGGCTGCAGGTTCGTCTGAAAAGGAGCAAAACGCCAAAGACACCTCGTCAGAGGCCAGGTTTTCTGAGCATTCGCATCAAGCCCAGAATCCCCGCACATCATGTCCACGACCGCACAAGCTGGTGCTGTGCTTCGATGGCACCGGGAACAAGTTTCGAGGTGACGAAAGCGACAGCAACATCCTCAAAATATTCAGGATGCTCGACCGCACAGCTAGAGACCAATGTAAGTGGATGGCCAACAAAACCTGACAAAAACAGATGCATACACTAACAGTCGACAGACCATTACTACCAGCGTAAGCCCAAAAGCTCCCTGCGACTGTATTGCTAAGCTGACCAAAACAGCCGGTATTGGGACTTATGTGGTCTCCAACAACCTGTCGCATGGCTCAATTAGGGCACGCTTCAAGGCCAACATGCAAAAGGCAAAAGACAGCGCCATCGGGTCATCGTTTGACCAGCACGTCGTTGGAGGATACCGCTTTCTGATGCGCTTCTACTCGCCCGGTGATGAGATCTACATCTTTGGTTTCTCACGTGGTGCCTACATCGCCCGGTTCCTTGCCGAGATGCTCGATTATGTCGGCCTGCTTTCACACGGAAATGAGGAGATGGTGGCGTTTGCTTGGCGAGCCTTTGCCCAGTGGCAGTGCCGTCGGGGCGCGGGTGGAGAGGCCGAACGTGATGATGCAGAGCCTTATACGGAGCAACAGGCTCAAATAGATGCCGAGCCggacgagaagaaaaaggcaaAACTGAGAAAGAACATGAGCAATATCCGGAAAGCCATGGACAAGGACCGCGCCAAGGTGGACGAGCTTTACAGCTTCCTCAAGGGATTCCGCGAAACCTTCTCCCGACCCGTGCGCCGCATCCGCTTCCTCGGTCTGTTTGACACGGTCAACAGCGTCCCACGCTTCGAGACGGCTTGGATGGAGCGTCACGGCTCCAAGTTTCCGTACACGGCTCGCACCTCGGCGAAGGTGATTCGACACGCAGTCAGTATCGACGAAAGGAGGGCCAAGTTCCGCCAGGACTTGATTTACCAAAGTAGGAGTGAGGACGATGGCGACAAGAAGGAGGGCCGACTAGAACAGAAACTGCACCACATGCGAGACAAGTACCGTTGTCACCACAATAAGCTTCGAAATGTCCCAGACCCCAAGACCAGCCTGGATGGCGAGGCCGACCCGCCACGTGGTCGCCCTATTTCGCAGAACCTGGATGAACAAGACAAGAATGAATCGGAGCGTCCCTTGTCGTCTGGTCTTTCTCTAGAGCAGCCAGAACGATACCGCATCCGGAGCCGGAGTCGCTCGCGGTCACTGGCGCCCTCCATGCGGCACCATGATTTTGCCAATATTCCCGATGCATCCGACATCGAGGATGGATTCGATTCCGAAGACGAAACGGACCAGGACATCGACGAGGTGTGGTTTTCAGGCGGGCACGGCGATGTCGGCGGCGGTTGGAGCGTGCGGCCTGGCGAGGGCAACGCTAGCCACGTCCCGCTGGCCTGGATGGTGCGCGAGGCGATGCGCGCGGGCCTCTCCTTTGACATGGACAAGGTTGTGTCGATGGGTTGCGCTGGCTCCAACTGCCAGAAACCACCGCAGCGTGTACCCAACATCCGGGTCAATAGCATCCCGCAGTCCAGCATCACGCTGACCGACACCGAAACGGCCGTCGGTCACGGCGAACACCACATTGCCCCGATTCATGACTCGCTTGCATTCAACGGTGGCCTCACGCACATGGCCACCCTGTCTTGGCGCTTGATGGAGTGGCTCCCCTTTCGCCGCATGGATCTGCAGCCAGATGGTAGCTGGCAGCCAATCCGATGGCCTCTGCCACGTGGCGAGACCCGAGACATGCCTGCCGATGCCAGGATCCACGGTAGTGTCATCAAGAGGATGCAGGCCGACGAGAATTATCGCCCGGGCAACCTCATCGTGGGTGGTGGCGGAAGAGGTTTGCGAACAGCACCCAAAGAATACGGAATGGGCGAGTGGGTATGTGTTGGTGATGAGGGCGATGAGATTGGTGAGGTTTGGGTGAAGAAGCTGGCCTAATGCGGGGTGGGTGGGGTCAGTAGCGGTTGGCTGCAATAGGGTTTGGCCCTGCCGTCCGGGGGCCTTGCCTGCTGATGAGTTGGCGGGACAACCCCAGAGATTGACCAACAATTAATTAATCCATAATTATTAACAAGCATTCCTTGGTttaatttttatataataaaaTACAGGCTTGTGGCAGCCTGTTGCCTTTGACTGACGGCATTGTCCAAGGGCAATGGAATTTTATACCACAGTAACCAAagcccagcagcagccgaaTAACTCAAATGGCACACCTGAATAGGTAAGCATCTCAAACAAGTAAACATGCCAGACAGCTTTTTCTCCTGCTGTCGATCCTTCGTAATGCAACGCCCAAAGTACACAAAAACAAAGGAAACGCTCCGATGTGACAAAGAAAATCACTGTCTCCCCCtctccctctcttttgctcttTGCAGATCCCTGTCTGTCGTCCGCTGATGCGCCTGGAGCTCGCGGATCCGCTCTCTGGCTGCGCTCCGGTCCTGTACTCGCCCCTCGCGCTCCGTCTTGAGTTTGTTCTCCATCTCCCTAAGTCGGAGAATCCACTTGGGGTCTGTGTCCGATACGTGGGCCGTTTCTGGCCGGGCAACCTCCCTGCCGTTGCCGTCCTTATCAAATGCAACGTCGCCAGCTGTCACCGGCCGCCGCGCCATACTGCTATTACGCAAGGCGCGATCCCGGCTCCCACCTCTGGGGCCCGTCGGTATGCTGGGTGAAGGACTGTGCCCTTCGACGTTGTCGCTGCTCCTAGACGCGCGCTGTCGTACCTCACTGGCCGTGCGCAAGGTCGTGTTTTCCACCTTGAGTTGACGGTACGCATCTTCTAGCCTGATTAGTCGGGATTGCATCTCCCGTTCCGAGACCGACATACCAATGGTACCCGCCGCGATGCCACTCCGCACCGCCGCCTCCAGCTTGTCGAGCTTTTTGGTACGCTGCTCTAGCGTCGTCTCGAGCGAGTGATACTCTTTCCAGATCTGCTTCTCCACGTCTTTGACGCGATTTTGGAAGCCGCCCACCAGCGTCTCGATGGTCTTGACCGCGCCCAGGAGGTTCTTGCTAAATCCAGGAAGCATAGTAGCCACTGCCTCCAGGCTAGGCAAGGCCCGCCCGTTGATGAGACTGTTGTCGTGTGCCCAGTCGCTGCCGCATAGGGCTGAGAGGCGGGTCCAGAGCACGAGCAGCAAGTTGTTGCGCTCGTTGAGCTGCTCCTTAAGCGTGCGCTCAAGCTGTGCAATCTTGCGGCCGTCCTGGGCCTTGGTGGACTCGAGCTCCGAAATGCGTTGTTCCTGACTGCTGTTGGTACGTGTAATGTGCTGGTGGGTCTTTTGGAACGTCTCAAACTGGTGTTTGGACACCCGGTGTGCCTGTCGCTCCTTTTCCAGCATGTCGGCGAGCTTGCGGGCTTCGAGGCCGTGCGActcgaggagggcgtcgcgTTGCTTGAGCAGACGGTCCTTGTCCACGAGGGCCGCCTTGGTGGTGCTGAGCTCCTGTACTGTCTCTTCGAGCTCGCGTTGGAGTTTCGCGATGGACTACTTCTGTTAGCAAAGGATCCTTGATGTGATGATTTGAGATGTCATGTTGGAACTTACCTTGAGTAGGCTAGACCTAGTCCCGTTAAGGTCTCCCAGTGCCTCGCGCAGATTGTTCTCCAGCTCCATGAGCCTCTCCTTCCACTCAGTggcttctctctctctgttgTTGAGGCTCTTTCGTAGTCTCTTGGCCTCGTCCTTGGCCGTCGATGCCTCCCTGTTGAGTTGATTGACAAATTGCTGTACTTCTTCCTTTTCGGCAGCCGCCACGAGTTCGCGCTGTCTCCGCTCCGTGGCGAGACGCTGGTCAAGCTCCTTGACACGTTCATGCGCCTCTTTCAGGGACTGCTCAGCGGTGGCTATCTGCGCCTCGAGGTCTCCGATGCGGATCTTGTCTTGTTCCTGCTCCTCGCGCAGGAAGGCAATTTCATCCTGGCCAGACTCCTGCTGTACACTGAGCCTTTGTGCCTTTTCATTGGACTCCACAAGCTTGGCCTCAAGGTCTTCTGACTCCTTATTGGCCTCCGCAAGCTGGTCTTCCAGGCTGGcaatcatcttcatctttttctcttgttcGTCCTCTAGCCCAACCAAGCTTTCGCTCAGCTTGCGCATCTCGTCCTGCAAGGCATTGAAGTTCTCCGTCCGGTCGGACAGTTCTATCTGCAGCCTCTGGAGCTCGTCGTTTCTAACCTCCAACTCTTGATCGAGAGCATCAAGCTCCTCTTGTGCCTCTTTTCGCAAAGCCTCAAACTCGGCCTGCAGAGCGTCATTCTCCTGCAAAGCCTCGTCTCGTTCTGTTTGCAACACCACCAGGTCGTTCATTGCAGTGTCCAGGTCATCCTGCAAACCCAGGGCAACCTCTTCAGCCTGTCGCTTCCCCTCGGCGGCTGCTTCAAAGTCTTCTGTGCAGCTGTTAAGTTCTGTCTGCAGGTCTGAATTGTTGAGCTTCAACTCGTTAATCTTGTCACGCAGCTCGGCCATCTTGTTCTCTAACTCTTCTCGTTCTGCTTCATCAATTCCAGACACGGCTCTGGTCCCAGCACTAACTCTGGACGCGGACCTGTCTCTTCCTGCACGTGAAGCAGATCGatcgagcaggctgtcgatggtCGACGGTGCTGGTCCGCCACGACGAGATGCCAGCTTGAGATCTTCAATCTCTTGATAGAGTCGCTCCTTCTCGCGATTTCGTGAAGTCAACATGGAAGTCTGAGCGCCAACCTCCCTCCGAAGCTCGGCGTTCTCGTGGCGCAGTGCCTCGCCTTCGCGTCGCAGCTCCTCGACAAGAGTGCTAGCCACACTGACAAGGCCGTTTGAGCTCTCCGCCTCTCCAGAGAAGGCCGACATGGGCCTGCTGGGCGACGTGGCGCGAGGGGCCTTGGTGATGTTGTAGATGTTGGTAGTGTGATGCATCCTCCCAGATCCCGAGGTGCCGTGACCCACGACATTGGTGGTGACTTGCTGCTTGAGCTGGAAAACTTCGTCCCTAAGCTTGCGATTCTCCTCGTCCGCTTGCTCTCGTCGGGCCGTTTCCTGCTCAAACAAGTCCTTCCATACGTCGGCCTCCTCCTGTCTCCCCAGGCTGTCACCCACATGCTTCTCACCTGCATTCTGCAGCGTCCGCACGTGCTCGGCCATCCGCCTCTTCTCTGCCTCGGTCGACAAGTTCTCGTCTCGTAGCCTGTCGATCTCGGTCTCATACTCCTCAATGCGCTCGCGCAAGTAGACCAGCTCTTCTTCCCTCTCTTGCGCTTCCTGGTCTGCCGCCGACGCCTGCTCACTGGACGCACCACTCCTGGCGGTGCTGGGCCGGTCATCCTCTTCCTTTAGCTGCTTCTCGAGCTCCTTGACTCGCCGTCGCAGCACCTTGTTGTCGCGCTGCAGGACGGCTAGTCCCGTCTTCAACTCTACATTCTCCGAGATCATCTCCTTAACACCCTCTTCCGAAAGCTTGTCCAAACGATCGTTGAGGAACATGACCTTGAGCTTCAGATCAAAGTTCTCTTTCGACAGCCGTTCGATGGTACTGCTCTGCTCCTTGAGAGTCAGCGTCCGCTTGGGCGTCACACCACTTGATGTCATTTCCGATTGGCGCCTTGGTGTCTGCAGCCCGCCTTTACTCTTGTACTCGCGCGCCAGCGACTCTGGAACGTGGACATTCATGACCCGACGGGCAATGACGGTGTCTGTTGGCGCGAGCGACCCCTTGGCCTTTGGGGTCCGCATGGGATCACGACCAAAGCTGTTGACATCATGCTCGTCAAGCGTTTCCAGTTGATCCATAGCACGGCCTGCAGGCTCGTCATCCAGACCAGAGGCCATGCTTCCAAGGCTGATAGTTCTGGACATGTTGCTGTATCCCCGGGAAGGCCCAGCGGCCGGCAAAGCCCCTCCAGACTG contains:
- a CDS encoding anucleate primary sterigmata protein B; protein product: MMEDGESSAPQKQHQLDPSRTSPKPSPLVLRAVENEGTRESYTPTGPPPVSLKLENIPPLKPSNSAPDSSFDSSMADGQSILDDRHSDSLAEQAVREHLQDLDSSFVPPISPIPTIVARGAAAEDDTFVFDSPKKSASTTAGEPTASSKPQTQSDGKPKSSPPTPDPSKNASKQPTVEDPSQDDSLLNVQNALDASTTSATTASLEAFSSSPTAAAAARTISRAISRASNGKSEGVGHPDDSFSTDNSGMSDGLRNNDDNGGEGDSSVLSERPKEKPYFVDAGSTPGNALRSGRPKYLWSRNASQRSSVSSSATNNSSADDRDSDVTVGLGTDYALQSGGALPAAGPSRGYSNMSRTISLGSMASGLDDEPAGRAMDQLETLDEHDVNSFGRDPMRTPKAKGSLAPTDTVIARRVMNVHVPESLAREYKSKGGLQTPRRQSEMTSSGVTPKRTLTLKEQSSTIERLSKENFDLKLKVMFLNDRLDKLSEEGVKEMISENVELKTGLAVLQRDNKVLRRRVKELEKQLKEEDDRPSTARSGASSEQASAADQEAQEREEELVYLRERIEEYETEIDRLRDENLSTEAEKRRMAEHVRTLQNAGEKHVGDSLGRQEEADVWKDLFEQETARREQADEENRKLRDEVFQLKQQVTTNVVGHGTSGSGRMHHTTNIYNITKAPRATSPSRPMSAFSGEAESSNGLVSVASTLVEELRREGEALRHENAELRREVGAQTSMLTSRNREKERLYQEIEDLKLASRRGGPAPSTIDSLLDRSASRAGRDRSASRVSAGTRAVSGIDEAEREELENKMAELRDKINELKLNNSDLQTELNSCTEDFEAAAEGKRQAEEVALGLQDDLDTAMNDLVVLQTERDEALQENDALQAEFEALRKEAQEELDALDQELEVRNDELQRLQIELSDRTENFNALQDEMRKLSESLVGLEDEQEKKMKMIASLEDQLAEANKESEDLEAKLVESNEKAQRLSVQQESGQDEIAFLREEQEQDKIRIGDLEAQIATAEQSLKEAHERVKELDQRLATERRQRELVAAAEKEEVQQFVNQLNREASTAKDEAKRLRKSLNNREREATEWKERLMELENNLREALGDLNGTRSSLLKSIAKLQRELEETVQELSTTKAALVDKDRLLKQRDALLESHGLEARKLADMLEKERQAHRVSKHQFETFQKTHQHITRTNSSQEQRISELESTKAQDGRKIAQLERTLKEQLNERNNLLLVLWTRLSALCGSDWAHDNSLINGRALPSLEAVATMLPGFSKNLLGAVKTIETLVGGFQNRVKDVEKQIWKEYHSLETTLEQRTKKLDKLEAAVRSGIAAGTIGMSVSEREMQSRLIRLEDAYRQLKVENTTLRTASEVRQRASRSSDNVEGHSPSPSIPTGPRGGSRDRALRNSSMARRPVTAGDVAFDKDGNGREVARPETAHVSDTDPKWILRLREMENKLKTEREGRVQDRSAARERIRELQAHQRTTDRDLQRAKERERGRQ